Within Planctomyces sp. SH-PL62, the genomic segment ACGCCCGTTGCTCGTCGGTCAGGGGCCCGGAAGCGCCGCGGACCCGAAGCCCGCCCGTCCGCTTCGCCGCGGGCGTCTCGGAGGATCGTTCCTTGATCCAACGGTACAGGTCGGCGACGACCTCTTGCCGATCCGGGATCGCCCCGTCAGGGCGTAGCAGGACTTCACCGGTTACGGTGAAGTACCTCCCTTCGCCGTAGACCTCGACGCCGTGTGTCCTCCTTCGTCCGCCTTCCGGCGGCAGCCGCCCCCGGGGAGCTTGCCGCGGGCCCAGACCTTGACGCCGTTTCCGCTCGGAGACACTTCGGCGTAGCAGCCCTTGAAGCGATCGAGCCACGCCTTAGCCCAATCGGCGATCTCCCCGCCGTCCAGGCAACCGTCCAGGTCGATCCCGACGTACGGGTCGCCCCCGGTGAACACGAAGCCCAGCCCGCTGAAGCGGCCGGGGGCCGCCTCGCGCAAGGCTTCCGCAGCCGCCTCGAACGTCGTCCAGGTCGCCGGGTCGGTCGTCGAGGCGTTCCGCCGCCCGTCGGCCGTCCTGGGGAGCTTTCGGCCGTCGACGTCCGTCCACAAGATCCATTGCTCCAGCGCCCGAAGCTCGGCCGGGACATTGGGCAAGTCGAACGGTCCGGGGACGCATGCCACGCCGGGGACGTCGAAGTCCTGGCAATCGGCGTCTTCATCGAAGCCGATGCCGTCGTCGCGAATTCTCATGATGCAAGTCGCTTTCAGGGGCCGTGCCCCGGGGTGGTCTCGGGCACCAGTCCTTCGGCTCACTCGCCGTCGGATTCTGACGCCACGAAGCTGGCGAATTCGCGGAGCCATCGAAGCATCCGCGCTTTCGTGGTGCCGAGCGGGAACGACTCCGCATCGGCCCCGCCGTCGCCGTCCAGGTGGTCGACCTCGATCGTGACGTGTGCGTCCCGCGAGTCCATCACGGCCGTCAACTCCGAGAGGACCCGGCCGTTGAAATCGGGCTCGCCCCCCATGAATTCGTCGACCGCGTCGATCGCGTCGCGGACCAGCTTGCGGACCAGTTCGTCGAGGAATGCGTCGTCCAGCTTCTCGCTGGGGGCGACCTTATATCGGTTCATGTCGATATCCTTTCCGATTAAGGGGTCGATCGTCCGAAGTCCGTCAAGCGGGGCCGGGCGACGCCTGCCCCTTCTTCGACCTATTGAGGTAGTCGCCGGCCACCAGCATGGCCGCGATGTCGGGCCGGACCCGCCAGGCGTCCAGGTCGCTTCGCTTGACGAAGTTTCTGGAGCCGACCTTGATCGACGGCAGCCCGAAGAATCGGACGTACTGCCGGACCGCCCCGACCGATCGGCCCAGCGATTGCCCAGTCTCGACGATGGTCAAGATTTCGTCGTTCACGCCGTTCGCCCCCCGCTTGGTACTCCACAACCGTTCACCTTGTTCCCACATATTGGTATATAACACGACCACCATGACCTCGGCCGTCGCCGCCGAGAATCCGGGAGGCCGGGCGTGCGCCGGCCCGAAACGCAAGCCGCCCGCCGACGTCGCGTGGGGCGTCGTGGACGGGCGGCGGCGGGGGTCGGCTAGACCCCCTCGACACGTCGAGGGACGGCTAGGCCCCCGTAGGCACGGCGGGGGCGTCGTGTCTCAGATAGAGGATCAGGTCGGCTAGGAGCGTCGAGGGCCGACGTACCCAGCCAGGGCCCGTTAGGTGCGGTTGTCTGGCCAACATCTCCCCCTCGGTCGCCCTGGTGGTCAGGAACAGGTCGACGTCGACTTGTTCCCCGCCGACCGTCCCGCCCACGATCCGGACCATCTCGCCTACGGTGATCATCGCGTGTTCTCCTGGTATGCGGTCTCGTCGCTCATTGCGTCCCGCCCCCGCCTCTCAGCGGGCCGGGGGGTTCAGGGTCCATTCCTTGTGCTCGACGGGCTTCCCGGCCTTCGCCGCGGCGGCGGCCTCGCAGCGCCTGCGGTTCTCTTCGCGGAGCCAGGCCCGCCGTTCTTCCAGGGTCTTCAAGGCGTAGAAGCCGGTTTCCATCGGTCTCGTCTCCGGGGCGTCGTCCAGCCGATCTCTATTCCCGATACCTGGTATTCTAGTTACTGAAATATTTCAGTCAATAGGTTTCTCTGTATCTCAGTTATTTTGTTTGACGAGCGACCAAAGCCGATATACTGCACGGTAGACGAAGCTACCGCGGGCCTGTACTTTGGGGATGGAAGGCGGGGATTCATGACGGCCGCGACGTTGGAGCGAGACATGGCCGAAGCTGGACGGAAGGCGGCGGGGCGTCCCAGGGGGGATCGGGACGACGTCCCGGTCAAACTCGACCGATCCTTGGTCGACCGGGCCCGCGTCGTCGCGGCCTACAAAAAGACGACCCTGGCGGAACTCCTGAGCGTGATGCTCAAGGGTCCGGTCGATCGGGCCTACGCCCAGATGGCGAAGGATCTCACCAAGCCGGCCGCGAAGGCGTCGAAGGACGCCGGCAAAGAACGAGGGCCGACAAGCCCGTAAGCCGCGCCCCTCTGGCATGATGCCGGGCGGCGCGCGATGATCGTCCGCGTTCGAAATGAAAAAGCCCGGACGGTGCGACCAACACCGGCCGGGCTAGAAAATCTACAGGTGCCCCAATGATCCACTCCAGCCCCCTGCGAGTCAAGGCGGCCGTGCGCGAACAGCACGGCGCGACCCGAACAATCCCCTTCGCCTTCCGGGCCGACCCGATCGCCCTGGACGGACTCGGGCTCAATAGGACCGCCCGCGCCGTGTTCGTCCTCCTCCTGGACAACGCCCGCTCCCGCGGCTGGCGGTCTCGACTCAGCAACGGCACGCTCGCCCGGATCCTCGGTTGCTGCGAGATGACCGTCGGTCGGGCCTTGCTCGCCCTCGAAAGGGCCGGGCTGATCGCCCGCGACTACACCCACGGCGGCCGGGTCCGCACGGGCATCCGCGTGACCTGGGAAGCCCTCCAACAGTCGTGTGGTACTGAACGGGCGTGCGTTCAACAGGAGTGTGGGACGGGTTCGACAGCGGCGCGGGAGGGGTTCAACATCCCTGTCGAACTAACCAGAGCGCCCCATCAGAGCGAGGAACAGACCGCCCCGATTCTCTCCCAGGATGAAGACCCGGAGGAAGCGGCCCGCTTCGCGCAGCTCGGCCCAGCGGGATACCTCCGCGCGATGATCGAGGCCGGACGGAAGGACGCCCGTCGAGCGAGCGCCCCGCCGCCGACGTCGAGAATCGGCGACGCGCCCGCCAAGGGTCGGAGCGAACCGGACGCCACGCCCGCCAAGGTTGCGGCGGTCGGACGCCCCCCGTCCCGCCTTCCGGGCCGCGTCTGGACGATCCCAGGCGCGAAGTCGGCCGGATGCTCGGGGATCTCGCCCACGGCTTCACAGCGGGCCTGCCAGGACGATCGGCGGGACGTCGCCGCTTGACGCCCGCCGAGTTGGCGCGCCAGGTCGCCGAAGTGCGGCGCAAGTACGCCGGCCGATCGTCGTCGGGCGGGGGCTGAATCGTCGATCCGTACTAGACTCGGGCCG encodes:
- a CDS encoding helix-turn-helix domain-containing protein: MNDEILTIVETGQSLGRSVGAVRQYVRFFGLPSIKVGSRNFVKRSDLDAWRVRPDIAAMLVAGDYLNRSKKGQASPGPA
- a CDS encoding helix-turn-helix domain-containing protein translates to MIHSSPLRVKAAVREQHGATRTIPFAFRADPIALDGLGLNRTARAVFVLLLDNARSRGWRSRLSNGTLARILGCCEMTVGRALLALERAGLIARDYTHGGRVRTGIRVTWEALQQSCGTERACVQQECGTGSTAAREGFNIPVELTRAPHQSEEQTAPILSQDEDPEEAARFAQLGPAGYLRAMIEAGRKDARRASAPPPTSRIGDAPAKGRSEPDATPAKVAAVGRPPSRLPGRVWTIPGAKSAGCSGISPTASQRACQDDRRDVAA